Proteins co-encoded in one Apteryx mantelli isolate bAptMan1 chromosome 4, bAptMan1.hap1, whole genome shotgun sequence genomic window:
- the CFL2 gene encoding cofilin-2 isoform X2 gives MASGVTVNDEVIKVFNDMKVRKSSTPEEIKKRKKAVLFCLSDDKKQIIVEEAKQILVGDIGDTVEDPYTAFVKLLPLNDCRYALYDATYETKESKKEDLVFIFWAPESAPLKSKMIYASSKDAIKKKFTGIKHEWQVNGLDDIKDRSTLGEKLGGNVVVSLEGKPL, from the exons ATG GCTTCTGGAGTAACAGTGAATGATGAAGTCATAAAGGTTTTTAATGACATGAAAGTAAGGAAATCTTCAACcccagaagaaattaaaaaaagaaagaaagcagttcTCTTCTGCTTAAGTGATGACAAAAAACAAATAATTGTAGAGGAGGCAAAGCAGATACTGGTTGGTGACATTGGAGATACAGTGGAGGACCCATATACAGCCTTTGTGAAGTTATTACCTTTGAATGATTGCCGATATGCTTTGTATGATGCCACGTATGAGACAAAGGAGTCTAAGAAAGAAGACCTGGTATTTATATTCTG GGCTCCTGAAAGTGCACCTTTAAAAAGCAAGATGATCTACGCAAGCTCTAAAGAtgccattaaaaagaaatttacaG gTATTAAACACGAGTGGCAAGTAAATGGGTTGGATGATATTAAGGACCGTTCAACACTTGGAGAAAAATTGGGAGGCAACGTGGTAGTTTCACTTGAAGGAAAACCCTTATAA
- the CFL2 gene encoding cofilin-2 isoform X1: protein MCSAKFFFCCEFPVCPASGVTVNDEVIKVFNDMKVRKSSTPEEIKKRKKAVLFCLSDDKKQIIVEEAKQILVGDIGDTVEDPYTAFVKLLPLNDCRYALYDATYETKESKKEDLVFIFWAPESAPLKSKMIYASSKDAIKKKFTGIKHEWQVNGLDDIKDRSTLGEKLGGNVVVSLEGKPL from the exons ATGTGTTCAGctaaatttttcttttgctgcgaGTTCCCCGTTTGCCCG GCTTCTGGAGTAACAGTGAATGATGAAGTCATAAAGGTTTTTAATGACATGAAAGTAAGGAAATCTTCAACcccagaagaaattaaaaaaagaaagaaagcagttcTCTTCTGCTTAAGTGATGACAAAAAACAAATAATTGTAGAGGAGGCAAAGCAGATACTGGTTGGTGACATTGGAGATACAGTGGAGGACCCATATACAGCCTTTGTGAAGTTATTACCTTTGAATGATTGCCGATATGCTTTGTATGATGCCACGTATGAGACAAAGGAGTCTAAGAAAGAAGACCTGGTATTTATATTCTG GGCTCCTGAAAGTGCACCTTTAAAAAGCAAGATGATCTACGCAAGCTCTAAAGAtgccattaaaaagaaatttacaG gTATTAAACACGAGTGGCAAGTAAATGGGTTGGATGATATTAAGGACCGTTCAACACTTGGAGAAAAATTGGGAGGCAACGTGGTAGTTTCACTTGAAGGAAAACCCTTATAA